One window from the genome of Candidatus Eisenbacteria bacterium encodes:
- a CDS encoding adenylosuccinate synthetase encodes SRVEDLPPNLVRYAERIASSVGAPIVLLSTGPEREQTVACTIGTSAD; translated from the coding sequence CTTCACGCGTCGAGGATCTTCCCCCGAACCTCGTCCGCTACGCCGAGCGGATTGCCTCCTCCGTCGGCGCGCCGATCGTTCTCCTCTCCACCGGCCCGGAACGGGAACAGACCGTCGCGTGCACGATCGGAACCTCGGCCGATTGA